In one Fundulus heteroclitus isolate FHET01 chromosome 3, MU-UCD_Fhet_4.1, whole genome shotgun sequence genomic region, the following are encoded:
- the drd2l gene encoding dopamine receptor D2 like yields the protein MTLLNESEKTTSPPLPLSSLRSNFSAFITPDLPYSSASYPTSSSSSSLLTSPNCTSSPSSSSPPYNFYAVLLVLLIFCVVFGNVLVCVAVSRERALQTTTNYLIVSLAVSDLLLATLVMPWGVYMEVVGEWHFSLIHCDILLTLDVMMCTASILNLCAISIDRYTAVAMPLLYNTRYSSRRRVAVMIAVVWFLSFAISCPLLFGLNNTASREGTTCSFADPAFVVYSSVASFYVPFIVTLLVYAQICVVLRKRGRRTAPPRKHGLLTQSGSGAAESRQRKNKCTQPEDVKLCTLILRPATAGPQRKKVSLVKESMVHPLEVEPGRFLPQTEQNLPPPSAPQPSSNSLQSKISLSIAVGPAPTLPSTVARSSLTPRPPTLEDGMRGREGWRERSGGREKWGTTKERVRGRLSQQKERKATQMLAIVLGVFIICWLPFFLTHVLKAHCRSCCISPSLYSAVTWLGYLNSAVNPVIYTTFNIEFRKAFIKILHC from the exons ATGACTTTACTCAACGAGTCGGAGAAGACCACCTCTCCCCCACTTCCCCTCTCCTCCCTTAGGAGCAATTTCTCTGCCTTTATCACACCTGACCTCCCTTATTCCTCTGCATCCTatcccacctcctcctcctcttcctccctgctGACATCCCCCAACTGCACCAGCTCTCCATCATCCTCCTCACCCCCGTACAACTTCTACGCAGTGCTCTTAGTCCTTCTCATCTTCTGCGTGGTGTTCGGCAATGTGCTGGTGTGTGTCGCTGTGTCCCGGGAGCGTGCCCTGCAGACAACCACCAACTACCTCATTGTCTCACTGGCTGTGTCCGATCTGCTGCTGGCAACACTGGTCATGCCTTGGGGTGTCTACATGGAG GTCGTCGGGGAGTGGCACTTTAGTCTGATCCACTGTGACATCCTGCTCACTCTGGACGTCATGATGTGCACCGCCAGCATCCTCAACCTGTGTGCCATCAGCATCGATAG ATACACAGCCGTAGCCATGCCACTGCTCTACAACACCAGATACAGTTCCAGGAGGAGGGTGGCTGTGATGATCGCCGTGGTGTGGTTTCTCTCTTTTGCCATCTCCTGCCCTTTATTGTTTGGACTGAACAATACAG CCAGCCGGGAAGGCACCACGTGCAGCTTTGCAGACCCGGCCTTCGTAGTCTACTCGTCCGTAGCCTCTTTCTATGTACCATTTATTGTAACACTGCTGGTGTATGCCCAGATCTGCGTGGTGCTACGCAAACGGGGCAGACGCACCGCACCGCCCCGCAAACATGGTCTGCTGACGCAAAGTGGTTCTGGAGCAGCTGAAAGTCGGCAACGGAAG AATAAATGTACACAACCAGAAGACGTGAAACTGTGCACCCTGATCCTTAGACCCGCCACTGCAGGTCCTCAACGAAAGAAAGTG AGCCTCGTAAAGGAGTCCATGGTTCATCCCCTTGAAGTGGAGCCGGGTCGGTTCCTACCGCAGACAGAGCAGAACCTGCCGCCCCCCTCGGCTCCCCAGCCCTCGTCTAATTCGCTGCAGTCTAAGATCTCACTCTCCATTGCTGTTGGACCAGCCCCCACTCTTCCCTCGACTGTGGCGCGGTCATCTCTGACGCCCCGTCCCCCAACCCTAGAGGACGGCATGAGGGGTCGAGAGGGGTGGAGGGAGCGCAGCGGAGGCAGAGAGAAATGGGGCACCACCAAGGAGAGGGTGAGAGGGAGGCTGTCCCAGCAGAAGGAGCGGAAAGCAACACAGATGCTGGCCATCGTGCTCG GAGTGTTCATTATCTGCTGGCTGCCTTTCTTCCTGACCCACGTGCTAAAAGCCCACTGCAGGAGCTGCTGCATCTCGCCCTCTCTGTACAGTGCCGTCACCTGGCTGGGATATCTCAACAGCGCCGTAAACCCTGTCATTTACACCACTTTCAACATTGAATTTCGCAAAGCCTTCATCAAGATCCTGCACTGCTAG